The Cloeon dipterum chromosome 3, ieCloDipt1.1, whole genome shotgun sequence genome includes a region encoding these proteins:
- the LOC135939885 gene encoding uncharacterized protein LOC135939885, with the protein MWSWCTKDTPLPIGNELLKNISNSAEIERNCVSINIDMGNPKSTIIANIFCNTDETTDPTPPNLACELIAKKPNDKMIVNSTCRSTSCGINHQCKKNDAVKKLADKGVDILNIRYGSGIHLSACSRYFLFSYESTTYDDAREKCCALGMKLLSVKSAAKRYCLATLTKSYMEKTGDNDISDVFWTSGTDLDCKGNYRWCSVDRAFVKSEVRWANIKPIVKSERCVTIQMSDMETNTALQTADCSAIKRFVCEVRQSGTTVQSIQDECIDLIGLSKDEVDGLDITKNYTYSMKCFLKCVADNLGMIIFGNMKGGNTLRLMEKYDKENYDFIKNTQTINLCNTKLVPNSDVCQSTYEMFLCGISRQRQFFNKIMSPNNKSNYNDNEPTLMPEIPRACYNRMNVRCGRNVFYQLILILYAFLTHLLNKNRYKDV; encoded by the exons ATGTGGTCATGGTGCACCAAAGACACTCCTCTGCCCATCGGCAATGAACTGTTGAAGAATATATCAAACAGTGCTGAAATCGAGCGCAACTGCGTGTCGATAAATATTGATATGGGCAATCCTAAAAGTACAATAATAGCcaacattttttgcaacactGATGAAACCACGGATCCGACGCCTCCCAATCTTGCCTGCGAATTGATTGCAAAGAAGCCGAATGATAAAATG ATAGTAAACAGCACTTGCAGGAGTACCAGTTGCGGCATCAACCACCAGTGCAAGAAAAAT GATGCAGTGAAGAAATTAGCCGACAAAGGAGTAGATATATTAAATA TTAGATATGGTTCCGGCATACATCTTTCAGCATGCAGCAGATATTTCCTGTTTTCATATGAATCT ACAACCTACGACGATGCCCGTGAGAAATGCTGCGCTTTGGGCATGAAACTGCTCTCCGTCAAATCTGCTGCGAAACGCTATTGCTTGGCCACTCTCACGAAGAGCTACATGGAAAAAACAGGGGATAATGACATCTCCGACGTATTTTGGACCTCTGGCACCGATCTGGACTGCAAGGGCAACTACCGTTGGTGCTCCGTGGACAGGGCCTTTGTGAAGAGCGAAGTCCGTTGGGCCAACATTAAACCAATTGTCAAATCTGAACGTTGCGTCACGATTCAAATGAGTGATATGGAAACTAACACAGCTCTGCAAACGGCCGACTGCAGCGCAATAAAGCGATTCGTTTGTGag gtGCGTCAATCAGGAACTACAGTGCAGTCTATACAAGATGAATGTATTGATCTGATTGGTCTTTCCAAAG acgAAGTTGACGGTCTCgacattacaaaaaattacacGTACTCGATGAAG TGCTTCCTTAAATGTGTCGCGGACAATTTGGGAATG ATCATCTTTGGAAACATGAAAGGTGGCAATACACTGCGCCTCATGGAAAAGTACGACaaggaaaattatgatttcatcaaaaatacGCAAACAATCAACCTATGCAATACCAAACTAG TTCCAAACAGCGATGTTTGCCAGAGTACTTACGAAATGTTCCTCTGTGGAATATCCCGTCAGCGTCAGTTcttcaacaaaataatgtcACCTAACAATAAGTCCAATTATAATGAC AATGAACCTACACTAATGCCAGAAATACCCCGCGCTTGCTATAATAGAATGAACGTTAGATGTGGACGTAATGTATTTTAtcaattgatattaattttatatgcaTTTCTAAcacatttattaaataaaaaccgatACAAAGATGTTTAG
- the LOC135941282 gene encoding uncharacterized protein LOC135941282, giving the protein MKSLGVVILCTILIIVAITIADAQKKAADKKSKSNVNSAGNKKSVGKALKKTSTSKPTTRRRKSSTMLFKTTKKTTGTTASTFILASSFEDDAPDNEAGSDCFDACYPNTSLLTAEGKVRSPENYGKIVETNGKKFLVGTMQLGSWQDNWKTCCSIGMQPLLLTEKTKINDFIAAVVLASIIFFLYTTSCAM; this is encoded by the exons ATGAAGTCGCTCGGTGTTGTCATATTGTGCACCATTCTCATAATTGTG GCTATCACAATCGCTGATGCCCAGAAGAAAGCAGCAGATAAAAAGAGTAAGTCTAACGTCAATTCAGCTGGAAACAAGAAGAGCGTTGGAAAGGCGCTTAAAAAGACCTCGACCAGCAAGCCAACCACCAGaaggagaaaaagcagcactATGTTATTTAAAACGACGAAAAAAACAACTGGAACCACAGCTTCAACATTTATATTGGCATCATCTTTTG AGGATGATGCACCAGACAATGAAGCt GGATCTGATTGCTTTGACGCTTGCTATCCAAAC ACGTCATTACTCACCGCCGAAGGAAAAGTTCGGA GTCCTGAAAATTACGGAAAGATTGTGGAAAccaatggtaaaaaatttttgGTGGGGACAATG CAACTTGGTTCGTGGCAAGATAACTGGAAAACTTGCTGCTCGATTGGAATGCAGCCACTTCTTTTAAccgagaaaacaaaaattaacgatttcaTAGCTGCCGTTGTTCTTgcgagtattatttttttcttgtacaCGACCAGCTGcgcaatgtaa
- the LOC135939591 gene encoding uncharacterized protein LOC135939591: MQLGSWQDNWKTCCSIGMQPLIFTEETKINDFITAASLAKIEKDTRFWTGGFRHEISRMWSWCTKDTPLPIDDDLLLDITDNSDKTDNNCVSISINISTSKYSMPNILCNTDETTDPSPPHLACELIAKKPNDKMIVNSTCMGARCGINRQCKKKDAIKKFADKGVDLSNMRYGFGEHFSACNRYFLFSNESTTFDDAREKCCALGMQLLSVKSATKRICLSKLARKYRDIADEFWTSGTDLDCKGNFRWCSVDRAFLKSEVLWAAGEPNGKEGRCVTIKMSTMFGSTTLQTTDCGAKKRYVCEARQSGTTVKSILNRCTTLIGLQKDQVDALQDTENYTYAMKCYLKCVGDGLEMIDNGYLQCGYTMRLFEKFDVETSLKTKDNAIDQCNTKMDPNGDACQSVYEMFVCVKEQLPQGFNKILFDNLGVEPAAKIPRTCYYQQNVMCTLNTTLKASYDINRITSDGGSSIIGIDGQNWFKSARGNYTNVDALKYCCSLGMQKPFATSLDEFNKLRDWMDGENYDNFLAETYTDTQYNEEKWCDTDTTVKPEISENNFKLDQEPSFFYLPKGSPKVRSLPHYKMGRVTVSYFYCSPR; this comes from the exons ATG CAACTTGGCTCGTGGCAAGATAACTGGAAAACTTGCTGCTCGATTGGAATGCAGCCACTTATTTTTAccgaggaaacaaaaattaacgatttcaTAACTGCCGCTAGTCTGGCGA agaTCGAGAAGGATACGCGATTCTGGACTGGCGGCTTCAGACACGAGATTAGTCGAATGTGGTCGTGGTGTACCAAAGACACTCCTCTGCCCATCGACGATGACCTGTTGCTGGATATAACAGACAATTCTGATAAAACCGATAACAACTGCGTGTCGATTTCTATTAATATTAGCACTTCCAAATATTCAATGCCTAACATTTTGTGCAATACTGATGAAACCACGGATCCGTCACCTCCACATCTTGCCTGCGAATTGATTGCAAAGAAGCCGAATGATAAAATG atAGTAAACAGCACTTGCATGGGTGCCAGATGCGGCATCAACCGTCAATGCAAGAAAAAG GATGCAATAAAGAAATTTGCTGACAAAGGAGTAGATTTATCAAATA TGAGATATGGATTCGGCGAACATTTTTCAGCATGCAACAGATATTTCCTGTTTTCTAATGAATCT ACAACCTTCGACGATGCCCGTGAGAAATGCTGCGCTTTGGGAATGCAACTGCTCTCCGTCAAATCTGCTACCAAACGTATCTGTTTGTCGAAACTCGCGAGAAAATACAGAGACATCGCCGATGAGTTTTGGACCTCTGGCACCGATCTGGACTGCAAGGGCAACTTCCGTTGGTGCTCCGTGGACAGGGCCTTCCTGAAGAGCGAAGTCCTCTGGGCTGCCGGTGAACCTAATGGCAAGGAAGGGCGCTGTGTCACAATCAAAATGAGCACCATGTTTGGCAGCACCACTCTGCAAACGACCGACTGTGGAGCAAAGAAGCGATACGTTTGCGAG GCGCGTCAATCTGGAACAACTGTGAAATCAATCCTGAATAGGTGTACTACTCTGATCGGTCTCCAAAAAG ATCAAGTTGATGCTCTTCAGGATACGGAAAATTACACATACGCGATGAAG tgtTATTTGAAATGCGTCGGCGACGGATTAgaaatg ATTGATAATGGATATCTGCAATGTGGATATACCATGCgcctatttgaaaaatttgacgtGGAAACATCcttgaaaacaaaagataACGCTATTGATCAGTGCAACACAAAAATGG ATCCAAATGGCGATGCTTGCCAGAGCGTGTACGAAATGTTCGTCTGCGTAAAAGAGCAGCTGCCTCAGGGTTTCAACAAGATATTGTTCGACAATTTAGGA gtagAGCCAGCAGCGAAAATACCTCGAACATGCTATTATCAACAGAACGTCATGTGCACATTAAAT aCTACTCTTAAAGCCTCGTACGATATAAACAGAATAA CAAGTGACGGAGGCTCATCTATTATTGGGATTGATGgtcaaaattggttcaaatccGCACGAGGCAACTAC acaAATGTCGacgcattaaaatattgctgctCTCTTGGCATGCAAAAGCCATTTGCTACATCCCTCGATGAATTCAACAAACTCAGAGACTGGATGGATG gagaaaattatgataatttccTCGCCGAGACTTATACTGATACGCAGTATAATGAAGAGAAATGGTGCGACACGGACACCACAGTCAAACCAGAGATttcggaaaacaattttaaactggATCAGGAGCCTAGCTTTTTTTATCTACCCAAAGGCTCTCCCAAAGTGCGTTCTCTGCCTCATTACAAGATGGGTAGAGTCACTGTCTCGTACTTTTATTGCTCTCCCCGTTAA
- the LOC135941288 gene encoding uncharacterized protein LOC135941288 produces MATCSGYSEIPFRGPWEQGTIDKSYLQALLAVDHDLTLSEDTCLQLIRLFSKEGGDDITNDLYYSYVNDLVTMWLNVYRELLNRSLFITRNTVCNGWKPNSIKRSILY; encoded by the exons aTGGCCACATGCTCTGGATACTCA gaaattcCATTTCGTGGTCCCTGGGAGCAGGGTACCATCGACAAGAGCTATCTGCAAGCGCTGCTAGCAGTTGATCACGACTTAACCCTGAGCGAGGACACTTGCTTGCAATTGATCC GACTGTTCAGCAAAGAAGGAGGCGATGATATCACTAATGACCTCTACTACTCGTATGTCAATGATTTGGTCACCATGTGGTTGAACGTTTATAGGGAACTGCTCAACCGCTCGCTTTTCATCACCAGGAATACCGTGTGTAATGGTTGGAAACCGAATTCTATTAAGCGCtccatattatattaa